From a single Eleginops maclovinus isolate JMC-PN-2008 ecotype Puerto Natales chromosome 18, JC_Emac_rtc_rv5, whole genome shotgun sequence genomic region:
- the slc33a1 gene encoding acetyl-coenzyme A transporter 1, which produces MEHSNFMTHKNGRQRKAAGVAPSSVSMTDMDRVEMSSPEPELEGETEGLIRWSDTENRRPTVQPGVRGELGNVMLLLFLYVLQGIPLGLAGSIPLILQSKSVSYKDQAFFSFVFWPFSLKLLWAPLVDALYFSRFGRRKSWLVPTQYLLGLFMIYLSMTVNSLLQSEGGPKVLTLTAVFFMLAFLAATQDIAVDGWALTMLSRENVGYASTCNSVGQTAGYFLGNVLFLALESADFCNKYLRAEPKDTGIVTLSDFLFFWGIVFLVSTTLVAIMKRENGQDRGTRKVQEKTQGVMETYKLLFSIIKMPTVFTFCALLLTAKMGFSAADAVTGLKLVEAGVPKEQLALLAVPMVPLQILLPVIISKYTAGPRPLDVFYKAFPFRLLIGLWYAMLVWLTPSFKQDGGFPVYYYAIVLLSYALHQVALYSMYVACMAFHAKVSDPFIGGTYMTLLNTVTNLGGNWPSTVALWMVDPLTSKECQGAVGQSCGSPEEVGLCVKEGGACVTALDGYYVESVVCVVIGLVWWVWLGKKMKRLQEQSPAAWRCRSNH; this is translated from the exons ATGGAGCACTCCAATTTTATGACACACAAGAATGGGCGTCAGAGGAAGGCGGCCGGTGTCGCCCCCTCATCTGTAAGCATGACGGACATGGACAGGGTAGAGATGAGCTCCCCTGAACCGGAGCTAGAAGGGGAAACAGAGGGTCTCATAAGATGGTCGGACACTGAGAACAGGAGGCCCACAGTCCAGCCTGGGGTCCGTGGCGAGTTGGGGAACGTTATGCTTCTTCTGTTCCTGTACGTACTGCAGGGGATTCCTCTGGGACTGGCGGGGAGCATCCCTCTCATTTTACAGAGTAAGAGCGTCAGCTACAAGGACCAGGCCTTCTTCAGCTTTGTCTTCTGGCCATTTAGTCTCAAGCTTCTCTGGGCGCCACTGGTGGACGCGCTCTACTTCAGCAGGTTTGGTAGAAG AAAGTCGTGGCTGGTGCCCACACAGTACCTGCTGGGCCTCTTCATGATCTACCTTTCTATGACAGTCAATTCCCTGCTGCAGAGTGAGGGAGGACCAAAAGTGCTAACACTCACCGCAGTCTTCTTCATGCTTGCCTTCCTGGCAGCCACACAG GACATCGCTGTGGACGGCTGGGCCCTGACCATGTTGTCCCGAGAGAATGTGGGCTATGCTTCTACATGCAACTCTGTGGGCCAGACAGCTGGATACTTCTTAGGGAATGTGCTCTTTCTGGCTCTGGAGTCTGCAGACTTCTGCAACAAATACCTCAGAGCAGAGCCCAAGGACACAGGCATCGTCACCTTGTCAG ACTTCTTGTTTTTCTGGGGGATTGTGTTCCTGGTTTCCACCACGTTGGTAGCCATCATGAAAAGGGAAAACGGGCAGGACAGAGGGACAAGGAAAGTCCAAGAGAAGACACAGGGCGTCATGGAAACCTACAAGCTGCTGTTCTCCATCATCAAGATGCCCACCGTCTTCACCTTTTGTGCCTTGCTTCTCACTGCCAAA atggGCTTCTCTGCAGCAGACGCGGTCACAGGTCTGAAGCTGGTGGAGGCTGGAGTCCCTAAGGAGCAGCTGGCACTGCTGGCAGTGCCCATGGTGCCTCTGCAGATCCTGCTTCCTGTGATCATCAGTAAATACACAGCGGGGCCCAGACCCCTGGATGTCTTCTACAAGGCCTTCCCATTCAG GTTGCTCATAGGACTGTGGTACGCTATGCTGGTATGGTTAACCCCCAGTTTCAAACAAGACGGAGGGTTCCCTGTTTACTACTATGCCATAGTGCTGCTCAGCTATGCTTTGCAtcag GTGGCGCTGTACAGCATGTACGTGGCCTGCATGGCCTTCCACGCCAAAGTGAGTGACCCCTTCATCGGCGGGACCTACATGACGCTGCTGAACACCGTCACCAACCTGGGGGGAAACTGGCCCTCCACCGTGGCTCTGTGGATGGTGGACCCCCTCACCTCTAAGGAGTGTCAGGGTGCAGTGGGGCAGAGCTGTGGCTCTCCGGAGGAGGTGGGG CTGTGCGTTAAGGAGGGCGGAGCTTGTGTGACGGCATTGGACGGTTACTACGTGGAGTCGGTGGTGTGCGTAGTGATCGGTTTAGTCTGGTGGGTGTGGTTAGGGAAGAAGATGAAGCGGCTGCAGGAACAGAGCCCCGCCGCATGGAGGTGCAGATCAAACCACTGA